The DNA segment CAGTATGTGTCGTAACGTGCAATTTTGTAAGAATTAAGTTTGTTGCTTTGCTACATTCATTGAATCCACGCATTGTCGTATTATTGCTTTAAATCTGTGTTTCAGCGTTAATGCACACGTGGCATGGGTTCTAGTGTGTCTGTAATATTAACAAGTAGGGGCCCTGCAGTTGTGTGCCTCAGGATCTTTTACTGTGACACCAATGAGTTGTTATGAATTACGCACGGCTTGGTTTAGGGCACAGGCGGTTTAGCTTGTGACAAGTAGAATTTCCAGGTTTTGTATAAAACCGGATGCTCCGTATGTCTGTGTTTGGACTTAAAGATCGTGCAGCCTCCCTGCCCTGCGTGAGGTTTAGATGGTTAAGCTGCAGGGATCGGCTGTCACTTGTTGGTTATCTAAGCTCCTGATGATTCCAGTTGAATTCTCCCTCCTCCCCTTGATGGTTGTCATAGAAGACAAACTATTGCTTTATTTCTGCGTCTTCCAAGCGCCTATGTAGAGTATAAACTTTAACATTAAGACATTTCCACTTCCACAGAATACAGTCGATTTGAGTCAAAGATCCATGACCTCCGAGAGCAGATGATGAACAGCAGCATGAGCTCAGGGTCCGGGTCCCTCCGTACCAGCGAGAAGAGATCGCTTTATGTCAGGTAGATGCTGTGAAAGCGTTTGTACGGGACAGAAAATGTCTATGCAGTTGTATGACAGGCCATGCTTCCTAACGCTTGAATGCAGAAACCTCAGCAAGAATGGGTTGTGTATTACTCTTGAAGCAGCAATAACCCATATTCTATATGACTATAACTTCTGTATATGTGtctctatttattttatgactGGTTCTGCAGGTTTTTGTGACACTTCCTCTCTGCACTCCACCTTTGAGGAATGTTTCTCGTAAAATCATGTATAACCCTAAATGGCGTAGACACTTCATAATAGCCGTATGTGTTCTGTCCTCCAGAGCTCTCTTTGACTATGACCGCTCGCGGGACAGCTGCCTACCCAGCCAAGGTCTGAGTTTCTCTTATGGAGACATTCTGCATGTTATCAACGCTTCTGATGATGAATGGTGGCAGGCGAGATTGGTCACACCCCATGGAGAGAGTGAGCAGATCGGTGTTATCCCCAGCAAAAAGCGGTAAGGAGAGTCTATTTACCTTTCATCTCCAGTACGaccttgtcatttttatttacctCTGAACCGATCCATAACCATTgtaattaacccttttttgCAGCGTTGAGAAAAAGGAACGAGCacggctgaaaactgtcaagtTCCATGGTCGGTCGGGGATGGAGTCAAACAGGGTGCGTATTTAAGAACTAAATACCATTTATACTGTTCCTCAGAAAATGTCTGGGTTTTGAACTCTGTATGAAATGTGTAGTACAGAAACACGGATGGCTAAGCACACGGTTAGTTATATGAATAAACATGTGAAGCCACACACGGCGCTTTATTTATTGTGGTGTCGGATGAGAAGTTGATATCGCGACACCTGTTTTATAACCCCCTTTGTTTCCAAAGATAATCCTTAGTTTCCAATTTTCTCTTGTGTATAGAGCCCTTGTTATTGTGGAtcctaaaaaatgaaaacggGCTACAGTAATGCCGTGTGGGAACGGTACACACAATATTGTTAGTGGGATAATTTAGCGTATCATGTCAGTCCCTTCCCTTTCAGCTCATCACATTATTCCATTATAGTTTCTTTTGCATGCTTTGTAAAcccatatttttgtgtttattttttcccccttgtttTCCACATCCTTATCCTTACTCCCATGTCTGCCCATTCTCTTCATCTGCATCATCTTGATCCCTTCTTCGTATCCCGCACCTCCATTTTCTGTGTTCTCCCACCTCCTTCACAGTCCATCAAATCCAAGCGTAAAAAGAGTTTCCGACTGTCTCGCAAGTTTCCGTTTTACAAGAACCTTGTTCAGGATTCCGACACGGCACGTAAGTAAGAGTAGAATGGTTGTGCACTGTAGTAGTGCAGGGGTGGAAGGAATGGtggtcagtatatatatatatatatgttacagcaGTATATATTTGCGTAATAAAGCACAAACTATTATAAGCTTAGTTGAGTAGAGGCCCcgtcacattttatttctgtaagtcCGAATGATGCTTACATCTGTTTACTCgtacaaaatgttacaaagcaACCTGGAGATTGCTGGTGGGACAAAGTTGGTGACTTCCGTGCAGGATAAGCGTCATGGTGATGGAGTGATGTGTGGGCTGGCAGTAGAAGAAAGCAGTTGGTCCTAGTTTAGAGCATGTTGGCTCTTTAACAGCTTCATGGAGGTtctatgtgtgcgtgtgtttggtaTGACCAGTTAGGACAGTGCCCATGGCAGTGTAAAGTTCAGTTTATGCCATTACCAGTGTCCAAATAAGCTGTAGTGATAGATCGGTGGTTTCTCTGTAGTGAGCACAGATACGTGAACGTGTTACTAGGTCAGGTAAATGCCATGCAGGGTTGTGTCCATTTGCTGCAGTTATTCAGGAGTTCCTTGTATTGCTGTGCTGGCCTTTGCACAGGGTTGTACAGGGTTTGATCACCTTTTTGCCCTACGCTAGGCTCTAAGTGTCATCCAGGTTGCTGTAACTGCTGTGTAGGGCTGTCTTGGGAGATTCATGCTTTCCACAGATAAGTCTTCACTCGGTCTTCACATGAAATATTACACCTTTCCATGAGTCATTggtatttttcatatttcctGATATCTGTGAAACCTCCCACCTTTCTAAAAGGCTGCTAAATACCTTCTTCTTTCCTGCTAGCTGCACACTGGAGGAGATAACACTGATTCTTTGACATCTGTTGCCTGTTTTGATTCTTCTTGTATGGCAGCTTCCTCCTAATGCTTTCTCTCTTGTTGGCTGTCTCTCACTGTCTCTGTCTTTCCTCTCTCCTGTCTGTTAATATCAGGACTTCCCTGGCTTAAGTGACGATTATTATGGATCAAAGAGTCTGAGTAAGTCCCTCAGtgtgagggggtgggggctCTAAGCTTATCCCAGGGTGTTTTGGGCCCATTATGCCTGTTTTGGATTGGGGGCATAGTTCATTTCTTACATTCTAGTATATTATCAACAAATATGATTGTATAAATGATCGATTTGTAGGTCCGCAAAACTAAAGTTGGAACATAAGTGTGTAAACAGCAATGCTCTCGGTTTATTTGAAGGTATTATGGGTTAATAATGTGGATGCAgtggttacattttatattgatttttattgttattattcattTGTGTAAACAAATGAACTCAATGTCACTGGAAAAAGGCATGTCATAGGTGAGGTGAAAGCTTAGACACACTGACATATTTTGATGCTCATTTCTAGTAAATTGGGGCATTCAAATCTTCTCCTGATAGTTCTTATAGTAAGTACAAAGGATTCTTAGTTTTTCctctttatactttttatttaactttacaATTTTTCCTGTGTGGCTTCTCATTGAAACCACAGGTTGGATAGAATAGAATTGGTAGTAATAGGACCGAGCCCCGCCATTCCGATCCTCTAACTGGTTGTGATCCATTCCCGACCCCtgctgtgtgcgtgtgtttgatGTACCTTCCGTGCTTTGCTTTAAGTGACATACGTATTCTATTTTGTAGAGGCGGTGACATCAAATACAAGTGACAGCGAAAGCAGCTCCAGTAAGTGACCTTCTGTTGTCTACTTTTTGGAAGTTTCTGATATCAGAACAGAGCTTAACCTGTTTtgttcccccctccccccacagaGGGACAAGAAGACACTATTTTATCATATGAACCAGTGACCAGGCAAGAGAGtaagtatttatatatctatatatatatttcatattttgtacatATGAGGAATACGTGGTCGTTTTCTAATTCTTAGCGAAGGCTGTGTGGGAATTGAAATGTGTTATAATGTGTGAAAATAATCACCAATCTTTTTCTCTCCTAGTTCACTACACAAGGCCAGTTATCATCTTAGGTCCACTGAAAGATAGAGTTAATGATGACCTCATCTCAGAATTTCCACATAAATTTGGCTCTTGCGTTCCACGTAAGTATTCTGCCGATAGCCCCCCAATAATCTGACTTTTTACACAATTGTTTAGTGGCATTAAGAGCTTCATCTTTCTTGACAGACACTACACGGCCAAGAAGGGAGACGGAGATGGATGGCCAAGACTACCATTTTGTGGCCTCGCGAGAGCAGATGGAGAAGGATATCCAAGAAAACAAATTTATTGAAGCTGGACAGTTCAATGACAATTTATACGGGACCAGTGTCCAGTCTGTGCGCGCGGTGGCTGAAAGGGTGAGTTTGTGGGGTTCTCACATCCATAAGATGCTCACCCAGTAATGTACTGGAGGTTTGGTATTGGCTGTgattgtgtaatttttttgtcttttcccaGGGAAAACACTGCATTCTTGATGTGTCTGGGAATGCAATCAAGCGATTGCAACAAGCGCAGCTATTCCCCATTGCTATTTTCATCAAGCCAAAATCTGTAGAAGCGCTTATGTAAGTATAACATTGGTGGTGGTGTCGTTATACAGCCCCCCCTCTTTGAAGTGGGCCCTGTCAGAAGATAAAGCATATTAATCCATAGCAGTCAGGAAggtgccttaaccccttcaggactggCGTTCTCATaatgcgtcttcccttgaagaccgcgcttttatttaaatattttaattccgtgctcgtgattcgctcggAATTGAGGGGgcgtggctgctacggatcgctgtgGACACCCATTGGTCCGTAGCTGGTATGTCCCggtctgtgggtgacacccaaccaggaagtaccagatATGTCACCGGtagggaaggggttaatcgtGACCAGCCATCCTTTTGTTTGTGTGAAAGATCATAATGCCTCAAGGCTTATTGGCCTATTTACTTTGGACATTGTGCTCATAAAAGCTCatttaaaatagatttaaacTTTCCAGCCAATggaaattttatatttaaacagaaGAGTCGTTAGGAAATTAAGATTAGGAGGGGGTGACTGTAATTATAAGACTAAAGCTTCCTTTTTAAACCTTTCCTTTTTTGGTGGTAGAGATTTTGATATGGATACTTTATTGCTTTTAACTTAGGGAGATGAACCGGAGGCAAACATTTGAACAGGCCCACAAGATGTTTGAT comes from the Spea bombifrons isolate aSpeBom1 chromosome 8, aSpeBom1.2.pri, whole genome shotgun sequence genome and includes:
- the DLG3 gene encoding disks large homolog 3 isoform X5 gives rise to the protein MFAVNVSSSMSYRRPPITAPLKRQLPAQRTNREREPRKIILHKGSTGLGFNIVGGEDGEGIFVSFILAGGPADLSGELRRGDRILSVNGVNLRSATHEQAAAALKRAGQTVTIVAQYRPEEYSRFESKIHDLREQMMNSSMSSGSGSLRTSEKRSLYVRALFDYDRSRDSCLPSQGLSFSYGDILHVINASDDEWWQARLVTPHGESEQIGVIPSKKRVEKKERARLKTVKFHGRSGMESNRSIKSKRKKSFRLSRKFPFYKNLVQDSDTAQAVTSNTSDSESSSKGQEDTILSYEPVTRQEIHYTRPVIILGPLKDRVNDDLISEFPHKFGSCVPHTTRPRRETEMDGQDYHFVASREQMEKDIQENKFIEAGQFNDNLYGTSVQSVRAVAERGKHCILDVSGNAIKRLQQAQLFPIAIFIKPKSVEALMEMNRRQTFEQAHKMFDKATKLEQEFGEYFTAIVQGDSLEEIYNRIKQIIEDHSGHHIWVSSPEKL
- the DLG3 gene encoding disks large homolog 3 isoform X6, which gives rise to MMNSSMSSGSGSLRTSEKRSLYVRALFDYDRSRDSCLPSQGLSFSYGDILHVINASDDEWWQARLVTPHGESEQIGVIPSKKRVEKKERARLKTVKFHGRSGMESNRSIKSKRKKSFRLSRKFPFYKNLVQDSDTAQAVTSNTSDSESSSKGQEDTILSYEPVTRQEIHYTRPVIILGPLKDRVNDDLISEFPHKFGSCVPHTTRPRRETEMDGQDYHFVASREQMEKDIQENKFIEAGQFNDNLYGTSVQSVRAVAERGKHCILDVSGNAIKRLQQAQLFPIAIFIKPKSVEALMEMNRRQTFEQAHKMFDKATKLEQEFGEYFTAIVQGDSLEEIYNRIKQIIEDHSGHHIWVSSPEKL